In Onychostoma macrolepis isolate SWU-2019 chromosome 06, ASM1243209v1, whole genome shotgun sequence, one DNA window encodes the following:
- the LOC131542128 gene encoding uncharacterized protein LOC131542128 produces the protein MAEAARHYAFHVRINDRNFLEVSHNGHISIEDLRIALQDHTTGMQIQHDFRRLGRHDELKILGYMTNYIPNYPTPIEFHISEVTHVTDIKGFRGIMESRGFKAQGNDNEKFSWWSLKIDEGCIEAAEKRYLEKEFPSRSQEQKERQEPFLKKFTTSPAFNTDKSRYGNLQFTFPLNELMETYKEQMCGGQDPVLREYKTVFYKQEIMYVVLVHSPKDNERFENFPKIEKSSFVYFEENQIVWKAQAIGNKIKFELIMNREDRTAKVEPVHNRFYVWDQVSLALHFDDALQFPKETLQKSNTSCNVDEINLTKGKQNLPLL, from the exons ATGGCAGAGGCAGCTAGACAT TATGCCTTCCACGTGAGGATAAATGATCGCAATTTTCTTGAGGTCAGCCATAACGGACACATTAGCATAGAAGATCTGAGAATAGCACTTCAGGATCATACTACTGGGATGCAAATACAGCATGACTTCAGAAGATTGGGAAGACACGATGAACTAAAAATACTTGGTTATATGACTAATTACATCCCAAACTATCCAACACCCATTGAATTTCACATCTCAGAGGTGACTCATGTCACTGACATAAAGGGTTTTAGAGGAATTATGGAGTCAAGGGGATTCAAGGCTCAAGGTAATGATAATGAGAAGTTCTCATGGTGGAGTCTGAAGATTGATGAAGGGTGTATAGAAGCAGCTGAGAAGCGTTATTTGGAGAAGGAGTTCCCAAGCAGATCCCAAGAACAAAAAGAAAGACAGGAGCCATTCCTCAAAAAATTCACCACATCACCTGCATTCAACACTGACAAATCACGCTATGGCAACTTACAATTCACGTTTCCTCTGAATGAATTGATGGAAACATACAAGGAGCAGATGTGTGGAGGCCAAGACCCAGTTCTCAGGGAATATAAGACAGTGTTTTACAAGCAGGAGATCATGTATGTTGTTCTCGTTCACAGCCCTAAAGACAATGAGAGGTTTGAGAATTTCCCAAAGATTGAAAAAAGCtcatttgtatattttgaagaaaatcaAATTGTCTGGAAAGCACAAGCCATtggtaataaaattaaatttgaacTGATAATGAATAGAGAAGACAGAACAGCAAAGGTTGAACCTGTGCATAACCGTTTTTATGTATGGGATCAAGTTAGCCTAGCATTACATTTTGATGATGCCTTACAGTTCCCTAAAGAAACGCTTCAAAAGAGCAACACCAGCTGTAATGTGGATGAAATAAATCTtacaaaaggaaaacaaaatctGCCACTcctttga